The segment AACAAATTATCACTCTTGAGATTTTTAACTATTTCACTATTTACAATTATCAATCCTTTTATTTCTTTTAACTGAAGATCTAATGATAAGTCATTATTTTTTATGTGATTAAAGTTTTCATTTGTTTCTAAAGTTTTATTTTCCCAATTATAATGATATCGATTTGTTTTAGTCAATTGTTTTAAATAATAGTCAATAATAAATTCCATCTTTTCATCTAATTCATTAATGTTTTCTTCTAATTTACCTGTGATGCTATTTATATTATTTACTAATCTTTCCTGTATTTTCACTACTTTTCTCTCTTTTTCTTTTCTTCTTTTAATAAAAATCATTCTCACTCTAATATAATTAGTAGTAAAAATTAACAAAATAAGTCCAATGAAAATTAACTTATTATTCTTTATAAAAGGTATGTATGATCTGTAATAAGTTAAAATAATATCCGTTATATCACCTAAATTCAAAAAATGATTTATCCCAATAAAAGCTATTCCCCAATTAATTACATGCCAAAACCTAATTTTAAAAGGGAATAACAAAATATATTTAATTAAACCAATAGGCTTAAAATCCATAAAAGAGTAAACATGTCTTTTTACTCCATTAAAAAATCTTCCAACTATTGAAGGAAAAATTTTATACAATATACTATCTACAAAGAAAAAAACCTTATAAAAAAATAATACTTTTTTCTTACTATTAATTTCATCTAAATTTATAAGAATCTGCGTAACCAATATTCTAATTAATTGGACTACTCCCCCATAAATAAACAGAAGTAAAAAAACAAACCAAAATACAACAATTAATCGAATTAACAAATTTACTTCCCAATTTCCAATTGAAACAAATCCCCTCGCAATGAAATCAAAAAGAGGATTAAACCCCATTTTTGATCCCCCCTAAATTTTGATTTCGTCTAACTTGATTCTTTCTGACACTACATTCTTATACAGTGTCACAAATACTCTATATTTAGATATATTACGAAATAATGTCGCAAACACTCACTATATCTCAGTATTTACATCTATCGTAAACACTCATTATCTATAAATCTACTCTAAACTTGTCCCATTATATTATTACGACAAAAGGAATCATTTTCCTCTAAAGGATATTCTACTATTGCAATTCTCTTAAAATATAAGCAATCCACACTTTAATATTAAAAGTTAAATTACTATAATTTTATGCAGGTAATTACTGCGCATAAATCTAATTTAGTAATATAAGTTTCTTTCAGAAAGGAGTTTTATTATAACTAAATAAAAACAAGTTTATCTAAAATGATTGACCAACTTGGAATTATGATGGAAATACCACTATTTTATATAACTCAAATGGACGTAATTAAATATGAAGGAAAAACTTTTAAATAATAAAATCACTTTTGAAATAAGTAAAAAAGAAAATGCTGAATTAGAAAAAGAAGCAGATAAGTTAGCTTATTAAGTAATGAGAAAATTAAAATGTAATGAAAGAGTTAACAGGTAAAGGCATTAAGTTTTATTTTTTATTTGCTTCAGAAATATTTACCTGCTATGTAATATTGTTGTATTATGTCGAACAAGAAGGGGATCGTATAATAAATGTCAAATAAAAAGGATGCTAAAAATAATAGGTGGAAACCTTGTCCTAGATGTAAATCAAAAAAAGTTAAAGTATTCGATACAAAACATTATGTCAATATCGCTTTTATAGGATTAGCTGTATCAGGCGTATTCTTATTCATCCCAATTTTAGGTTGGATACTTTTCCCTTTTGCTTTAGTCTCAGTGCTAATAATGTTTATTCAAGCTTTCTACAAAGATGATACATTTAGATGTGAAGAGTGTAATTATCAGTGGACAATAAAGAATGATTCAACTGAGAAAAAAGAGGAATTAAATGAATCAGAAAATAACAATAATGCATTTAACAAATTTGAATCCAAAGAAGAATACTTTAATTATAAAAATAATCTTATGAAAGGAGAAAACAATAATGAAAACTAAGATAATTTTGCTTCTAATCTGTTTATTATTAGTTAGCTCTTCTACTGCATTAGCTTTTAGCAAAGACGTGAAGGGAGGTGACTTTGAATATGATAATACAAGTATTAGACGCAGAGATGGTTATGCTGTCCTATTTGGCGAAATGACGAATGAAACTGGTAAAGATTACGAACTAGTTAAATTTACAGTTAATTTCTATAATTGGTCAGAAGAGTTAATTAACTCTGAACCTCTATATATTGAAAACTTCAATGATGATCAGACTAAATCTTTTGAAGTTAGTTTATTTGAAGAAGATGAATATGAAGATATAGATGACTTTAAGATCCAATTTGAAGGTGGAATAAGATAAGTTTTTGAGGATAGATTATTTTTCACCCCTCAACCGAACATACATTCTATCAAAGGAGGCATAAAAATAGCTCACTTAAGAAAGCGTGGAGATAAAAAATGGAAGATTGTAGTGTCACTTGGCTACAGTCCTGATGGAAAACAAATTCGCAAGTATAAAACTGTTGAAGGAACTAAAGAAGAAGCTAAAGAAGAAATGTACAAGTTTGCTCAAGAAATTAAAACAGGTAAATATATTGACTCTCAAGACATAACTCTGAACGAATACCTGGACGAATGGTTTGATGATTACAAAGGTAATATTGCCCCAAGCACCCAGGATTATTACCGAATAATCATTAACTCTCATCTCAAACCATACTTTAAAGGTATCAAATTGGAAAGCTTAACCCCTCTTCACATCAAGAAGTATATTAGATATAAGCTCGATAGCGGACGGCTAGACAACAAATCTGGCGGTCTCAGTAAGAAGTCAACAAGAAGGCACTATGTAGTACTTAATAATGCTCTGAAATATGCAGTTAAATGGCAGCTGCTTGAAGATAATCCAGCTAAAATTATTGATGCTCCAATCCCTGAAAAACCAGAAATTCAAGCGTTAACTCAGGAACAATTAGAAAAGTTGTTAGAAGCTGCTGAAGGAGTAATGCATGATGTAATCTATTTAGCTGCTTATACTGGTATGAGAAGAGGAGAGATATTCGGATTAAGATGGAAGGATATTGACTTTAATGACGGCCGTATTCAAGTTAGACAAGCAGTCAGTGAAATTCGTGGTAAAGGGCTCGTCTATAGAAAACCAAAAACCTCTGGATCTATTCGCCCTATCGAAATTGATGAAGATATAATTAATTTACTTAAGAAAAGGCGTAAGACACAAAAAGAATTCAAGATGAAACTTAGAGATGTTTATAGTAATGAAAAAAATCTAGTCTTCACCTGGAAAGACGGTAAAGCATATAAGCCTAGATATGCTACCAGGCAATTTAACAAGATAGCCGAAAGTGTAGGTTTAGAAGAATTTCGATTACATGATCTTAGACACACTCATGCTACTTTGATGCTGAAAGCTAATGTTCATCCTAAAATTGTTCAAGAACGCCTGGGACATAATTCAATCAGTCAAACATTAGATACCTATTCTCATGTGATTCCTAGTATGCAAAAAGAAGCACTTAAAAAAATGAGAAATAGGATGAAATAAGCATTTTTCTACCCAATAAACGCCAAATGAACGCCAAAAAATAAATAAATCAAGGAAACGTAATCCTTGATAACAATTGATATCATGGGGGATATAAATGGTCGGGCTGACTGGATTTGAACCAGCGAC is part of the Sporohalobacter salinus genome and harbors:
- a CDS encoding tyrosine-type recombinase/integrase is translated as MYKFAQEIKTGKYIDSQDITLNEYLDEWFDDYKGNIAPSTQDYYRIIINSHLKPYFKGIKLESLTPLHIKKYIRYKLDSGRLDNKSGGLSKKSTRRHYVVLNNALKYAVKWQLLEDNPAKIIDAPIPEKPEIQALTQEQLEKLLEAAEGVMHDVIYLAAYTGMRRGEIFGLRWKDIDFNDGRIQVRQAVSEIRGKGLVYRKPKTSGSIRPIEIDEDIINLLKKRRKTQKEFKMKLRDVYSNEKNLVFTWKDGKAYKPRYATRQFNKIAESVGLEEFRLHDLRHTHATLMLKANVHPKIVQERLGHNSISQTLDTYSHVIPSMQKEALKKMRNRMK
- a CDS encoding FxLYD domain-containing protein, whose amino-acid sequence is MKTKIILLLICLLLVSSSTALAFSKDVKGGDFEYDNTSIRRRDGYAVLFGEMTNETGKDYELVKFTVNFYNWSEELINSEPLYIENFNDDQTKSFEVSLFEEDEYEDIDDFKIQFEGGIR